One Desulfovibrio fairfieldensis genomic window carries:
- a CDS encoding SMR family transporter, whose product MHAPAAFFNFSVLLVILAAVLDILANLLLARSQGFHRRWIGFTALALVGLAFYCLSLAVKNMDLAVAYAMWGSFGILGTSLGGWLFFKQRLKPCAFAGMGLLIAGMLLLHLG is encoded by the coding sequence ATGCACGCCCCTGCCGCCTTTTTCAATTTTTCCGTGCTGCTGGTCATCCTGGCCGCTGTTCTGGACATTCTGGCCAACCTGCTGTTGGCGCGCTCCCAGGGATTCCACCGCCGCTGGATAGGCTTCACGGCCCTGGCTCTGGTGGGCCTGGCTTTCTACTGCCTCTCCCTGGCGGTCAAGAACATGGATCTGGCCGTGGCCTACGCCATGTGGGGCAGCTTTGGCATTCTGGGCACCTCGCTTGGCGGCTGGCTCTTCTTCAAACAGCGCCTCAAGCCCTGCGCCTTCGCTGGTATGGGCCTGCTTATCGCGGGCATGCTGCTCCTGCATCTGGGGTAA